A segment of the Candidatus Nezhaarchaeales archaeon genome:
TGAGAAGTACATAAAGGACTTTTATGGGAAGCTTAACTTCCACCTTTAGAAGGCGTAAGCACTCTAGGGTACCGGCTTAAAGCCTATACACTTACAACATGCACTGCAACATAGCCATATAACGCGTTACAGTACATCCACTTAACGCGCTTAAAATAGAAGAAGGCCCCGCGCTTTATTGTCGGGTCTAAAAGGGCAGTTTCATCGTTCAAGTAATGAAGAAGTCTTCCGCCAAAGTTATCACGGCCTCTCCATGCTTCATTCTCTAATACCCTGCGGAGCTACGTCTTTAAGCTTAAAATTATTTATAGCTTGAATCTAGACGATAGGTTAAAGGTGTTGAGGTGATACCCCTGCTGGTTTTCATCGCCGGTCCCATCCAAGGGGTGGAGGATAAACAGGAATACCGTAAAGTGTTAAAGAAGCTACTGGAGGCGCATGGCTATAGAGTAGTGGATCCTTGGGAACGTGAAAAGGTCTTGTATAAGGCTGAAGAACCAGGCTGGTGGAAGGAGGTACCGCCGAGAGACTTTATTAAGCGCGACCTAGAAGATATAGATCGATCTGACATCCTACTAGCCTACCTCCCATTACTTAGCGCTGGAACCTGCATGGAGCTCTTCTACGCTAAAATGAAAGGTAAGAGGACCATCGTTATATGTGAGCTTAAAAACCCGAGCCCATGGATACTAGTACATGCCGACGAGTTATACGGATCCATTGAAGAGTTTAAACGGGCTTTAAGCGGTAAGCCTAGAAGCCTTAGGCCGACAATATGTGGCGAAGCTAACCTTTGAAACCGCGTACGGTAAAGCCTTTCTAAGCTCTACGCCGAGGAGGGCTAAGACAACGAAGGGAACTAAGAAGTGGATTAGCGGTTCCATCTCGATTCCCTAACGAGCGTCTCAAGTATGGTCGTAAGCCTGTTTGATATCTCCCCATACCTGCCCAGTATGAGCTTGAAGTTTTCATCCGCCCTCTTTGCGAGCTCCCTGAACTCACCCCTGAAGTCCTTAAATTCTCCTCATTGATGGCCATACCAACACCACTAGTGTTTAAATGGTCAGCCATAAAATTCTCTGAAGCAAAAAGTACATTGGAGTAGTTAAGCATTAAACTTGCCTTTAAAGTGTTATAAAAAGTTAACTATTTGGAAACTGCTAGGAACCTTTA
Coding sequences within it:
- a CDS encoding nucleoside 2-deoxyribosyltransferase; the encoded protein is MIPLLVFIAGPIQGVEDKQEYRKVLKKLLEAHGYRVVDPWEREKVLYKAEEPGWWKEVPPRDFIKRDLEDIDRSDILLAYLPLLSAGTCMELFYAKMKGKRTIVICELKNPSPWILVHADELYGSIEEFKRALSGKPRSLRPTICGEANL